In Candidatus Manganitrophus noduliformans, the genomic stretch CGATCGGTCAGGTCACGCTGGAGATTCCCGCCGGGATCTTAGAGCCGGGGGAGAGTTCGTCCGAAACGGCGCGGCGGGAGTGCGAAGAAGAGGTGGGGATGCGGCCGGAGCGGCTTGATTTCCTCTTCGGCTATTACCATTCGGTCGGTTTTTCGACCGGCAAGATTGAAGTTTTTCTCGGCCGCGATCTTCGCCCCAATCCCCATGCGCATACCGACCCCGGCGAGTTCATCGAAGTGGTGCTCCTTCCATTTGCCGAAATCTATCAGCAGGGACTTTCAGGAAAGATCATCGACAGCAAGACGCTCTTGGCGCTTCTCTGGTATCGACAGACCGTTCTAAAAGCGGTTTAGAAGTTAAACCGACTGAAAAAGCTGGTCGAGGACGGCTTTGAATTCCTTTATCGTAAACGGTTTGTGAAGATGGAGATTGCCGGTCTCCTGAATGAATTCGGTCGTCGACTGGTTTGCGATATCGCCCGTTAAGAAAATGATCCGCTTTGCCATATCGGGAAAGTGGGCCTGAACCTTCTCATAGAATCCCTTCCCATCCATAAATGGCATCTTCATATCGAGGAAGATGGCATCATATCCTTTTTCCTTCAATTTCCCGGCAGCCTCGCGGCAATCGATCGCCTGATCGACCTGATAACCGATTTTGGAAAGAAGATGTGATACAAGGTCAAGGAGGAGTTGTTCGTCATCGACGACGAGAATTCGCTTCATCAACGGATCGATTCCTCAAAAGCCTCTTGATCGATTTTAACCAATCCTTTTTGAATGGCATACCGGATCAACTGGGCCACGTTTCGGAGGGCAAGTTTATTCATGATATTGGCCCGGTGGGTCTCTACGGTCTTGACTCGGATCCCGAGTTTTTCCGCGACCTCTCGATTCTTGAATCCTTCTGCGACCAAACGGATCACTTCTTGTTCTCGCTTGGTCAACGCCCTTGCTTCCGGCATTTCTCGTCCCTCCTGGTTGTTTATTGACAATGGTCGGCGTCCGACCCTTCGGATAACATCCCCCATTGATATAGCTAGTCAGAAATATAGAAGGGAAGGCTTGAAATGAGTATCGGATTCGGTCTGTTTATTTTGTGGGACGCCGACTGGTATGTTCGTAGGTGTTTGTCCTACAATGTCTACAGGTGTTGAGGGGGCTAGGGAGGTCAGCGCTATTCAACCAGCTTTTGTTGGATGGCGTAGTGGGTCATCTCCGCATTGTTTTTCATCTTCATCTTCTCGAGAATGCGGGTTCGATAAGTGCTGATGGTTTTTACGCTGAGTGAGAGCTCTTCGCCGATTTCTTTGACCGTTTTCCCGGAGGCGATGAGCCGGAGCACTTGAAATTCACGGTCGGAAAGCGCTTCGTGAAGCGGCCGCTCGGAAATAGACTCCAGGTTGAAGGCAAGCCGCTCCGCCAGATGCGGGCTGATATATTTCCCCCCTCGGGCGACTTTCCGGATCGCCTCGACGAGGTGATCCGGGGCGCTCTCCTTCGTCAAATAGCCGGACGCCCCCGCCCGGAGCACGCGGACGGCGTATTGATCTTCCGGGTGAATGGTCAGCATGAGAACCGGGAGCTTCGGCCGCTCGCTCTTCAACTGCTTCAAGATGTCGAGGCCTCCGCGGCCCGGCATCGAAATATCCAGAACGATCACGTCCCACTGATCGCTCCTCATCTTTTCGAGCAGTTCCTGACCGTTGTGCGCTTCCCCCGCGACCACCATATCGGAGGTTTCCGTGAGGATCTGTTTCAATCCTCTCCGGACGATTGCGTGATCGTCTGCAATGAGAATCTTGATCATACTTCCTTTCCAACGTCGGTCGGTTGCTGAAGCGGAATCCGCACGGTGATGGTGGTCCCTTTTCCGGGGACGCCGCCGATCTGTACGGTTCCTCCCCAGAGGAGCGCCCGCTCACGGATTCCCAAGAGTCCGAGCGACTTCGAATTCGTAATTTGGTTTTGCGTGATCCCTCTTCCGTTGTCTCTGACCTCCAAGGTCAAGACTTCCTCGGTTTTTTCCAGGAGAATGGCGACCTCATCGGCATTGGCATGCCGGACGATAT encodes the following:
- a CDS encoding response regulator, with translation MIKILIADDHAIVRRGLKQILTETSDMVVAGEAHNGQELLEKMRSDQWDVIVLDISMPGRGGLDILKQLKSERPKLPVLMLTIHPEDQYAVRVLRAGASGYLTKESAPDHLVEAIRKVARGGKYISPHLAERLAFNLESISERPLHEALSDREFQVLRLIASGKTVKEIGEELSLSVKTISTYRTRILEKMKMKNNAEMTHYAIQQKLVE
- a CDS encoding response regulator transcription factor encodes the protein MPEARALTKREQEVIRLVAEGFKNREVAEKLGIRVKTVETHRANIMNKLALRNVAQLIRYAIQKGLVKIDQEAFEESIR
- a CDS encoding response regulator, which codes for MKRILVVDDEQLLLDLVSHLLSKIGYQVDQAIDCREAAGKLKEKGYDAIFLDMKMPFMDGKGFYEKVQAHFPDMAKRIIFLTGDIANQSTTEFIQETGNLHLHKPFTIKEFKAVLDQLFQSV
- a CDS encoding NUDIX hydrolase, with product MDLEEKLIRKTVVYQGKYIRTEEQIVRLPDGTEALREIVSPPDAVGILPIDSEGKVYLVRQYRPAIGQVTLEIPAGILEPGESSSETARRECEEEVGMRPERLDFLFGYYHSVGFSTGKIEVFLGRDLRPNPHAHTDPGEFIEVVLLPFAEIYQQGLSGKIIDSKTLLALLWYRQTVLKAV